A single region of the Gemmatimonas sp. UBA7669 genome encodes:
- a CDS encoding PEP-CTERM sorting domain-containing protein → MLQKSVGFPALLVGTGCLLWATSIANAQVIYSENFSGGLPSNAAYPLGAPMFGTTVTPTVGNVYLLPANPPAFGTTNSLGLWASSAVGDATARSSATLGLLGGWEYTVSFDMKSNGLGQPHTGGSWSLLMALGAGTQLFGGTGETDWLSQSFIYTPTENEANAIFSFTASSVGTGIRSTPVLLDNLLITARQLPSPPPSTVPEPSSLSLMALGLAGAVLVGARRRIA, encoded by the coding sequence ATGCTGCAAAAGTCTGTAGGCTTCCCTGCGCTACTTGTTGGAACCGGGTGTCTCTTGTGGGCGACATCCATAGCCAATGCTCAAGTGATCTATTCCGAGAACTTCAGTGGCGGGTTGCCGAGCAACGCGGCTTACCCACTCGGCGCCCCGATGTTTGGCACGACGGTGACGCCCACGGTTGGCAATGTGTACCTGCTACCCGCCAACCCTCCAGCATTCGGGACCACGAACTCACTGGGACTTTGGGCATCCAGCGCTGTTGGCGATGCAACAGCTCGCAGCTCTGCCACCTTGGGCCTGCTTGGCGGCTGGGAATACACAGTGAGTTTCGACATGAAGTCGAACGGTCTCGGGCAGCCGCATACGGGCGGATCGTGGTCGCTGCTGATGGCGCTTGGTGCGGGGACACAGCTGTTCGGTGGCACCGGCGAGACAGATTGGCTGTCGCAGAGCTTCATCTACACACCGACTGAGAACGAAGCGAACGCCATCTTCAGCTTCACGGCATCAAGCGTTGGCACGGGAATTCGATCGACGCCGGTCCTGCTGGACAATCTGCTCATCACCGCCCGGCAACTGCCGTCGCCACCCCCGAGCACGGTGCCCGAGCCGTCTTCACTTTCGCTGATGGCCCTCGGCCTTGCGGGCGCAGTGCTAGTCGGAGCACGGCGTCGCATCGCCTGA
- a CDS encoding serine/threonine protein kinase, with protein MMPDARSAANSAPAPHRAPELTPEEWAPLKAVWERCATPTDPDAVSRLDTGDLSPAALRVLQDLLALDSTVGERFERPAHERLGLMSAGNAEDLTLPTMVGRRLGPYRVLDLVGRGGMGAVYEAERADLVYRQRVAIKTLWRGADSAVLLQRFRSERQILAALQHPNIAQLLDGGSTDEGTPWLAMEFVEGTPIDEWCDARTLDIPARLDLFRDVCAAVQHAHQRLVVHRDLKPSNILVSPEGVVKLLDFGVAKLIAPNDEVSTLTNAGLSPLTAAYAAPEQLDEVPPSTATDIFALGAILTCLLAGEPPRDVAGLSAADRLLAIRERPLRQPSAIAALASMPRVSARRYSARGKLAAALRGDLDAIAGKALHREPARRYASAEALSDDVRRYLRRERVLARPDSTGYRVWSFVRRQRVLTTAVLGVLASVTVSGGVAWRQARVAKAEALRAERAAAFLSGLVTGTDATSYDPLVRLAPNGTVSQLLDSALSRIPRELSDDDRTRARLYTAIGASLVGQGRPLSALAVLDSAQRLAVQAYGITSIAFARARLEHAAVQLDLGGPAATTGALREVEAVAAAHPSDRELAARIALFRSSRAMQLGRVREADSLALAVLSSERGGARSILSLRAEAMRLYASSWIRRDPRDYLRRARAVQALADSLDLDVTNETTSARNAEFESLLVLGRADEARAVLPRLRASMGTRSDTTAVNRAWTGYQRIYLATVLSDTMSRRVAAKELHTLLRSDPPLGITLWLLATGAIVNEALTRKDTAAALDVARRAVARVVPTASPLFATFAMWHLAQAETAAGNPARALAAVAEGQRWLAEAPDLASMQPVLGEVELKALVALGRTVQAEQVRARLPKPGSIPPCTAGGSWKGCPDQLP; from the coding sequence ATGATGCCTGACGCACGCTCTGCGGCGAATTCCGCACCAGCCCCACATCGCGCTCCAGAGCTCACTCCTGAAGAGTGGGCGCCACTCAAGGCGGTCTGGGAACGTTGCGCCACGCCAACAGATCCCGATGCCGTGTCGCGACTGGACACGGGCGATCTCTCACCGGCTGCTCTTCGCGTCCTGCAGGACCTCCTCGCGCTGGATTCTACGGTTGGTGAACGATTCGAGCGCCCGGCCCATGAGCGCCTTGGGTTGATGTCAGCCGGCAACGCCGAAGATTTGACGCTCCCGACCATGGTCGGACGCCGACTCGGTCCATATCGTGTCCTCGACTTGGTCGGGCGGGGCGGGATGGGCGCTGTGTACGAGGCGGAGCGGGCCGACCTTGTCTACCGGCAGCGCGTTGCGATCAAGACCCTGTGGCGCGGCGCTGACAGTGCGGTCCTCCTGCAGCGGTTTCGCTCCGAGCGGCAGATCCTCGCTGCGCTGCAACACCCCAACATTGCGCAGCTGCTCGACGGCGGAAGCACCGACGAGGGGACACCGTGGCTGGCCATGGAATTCGTGGAAGGTACACCGATCGATGAATGGTGTGATGCACGGACACTCGACATTCCGGCGCGACTCGACCTTTTTCGCGATGTGTGCGCTGCTGTGCAGCATGCGCATCAACGTCTCGTCGTCCATCGTGATCTCAAGCCGTCGAACATTCTCGTTTCGCCCGAGGGTGTGGTAAAGCTGCTGGACTTCGGCGTCGCAAAACTGATCGCACCCAACGACGAGGTCAGTACCTTGACCAATGCTGGACTGTCTCCGCTTACGGCGGCCTATGCAGCACCGGAACAGCTTGACGAGGTTCCGCCCTCCACTGCGACAGACATCTTTGCACTGGGTGCCATCCTCACCTGCCTGTTGGCCGGTGAACCGCCACGGGATGTGGCCGGACTTTCCGCCGCCGACCGCCTGCTGGCGATTCGCGAGCGGCCACTCCGCCAGCCGAGTGCAATCGCAGCGCTTGCGTCAATGCCGAGAGTCTCCGCTCGTCGCTACTCCGCCCGCGGCAAGCTGGCAGCGGCGTTGCGCGGTGATCTGGACGCGATTGCCGGGAAGGCGCTCCATCGCGAGCCGGCGCGCCGATACGCGAGCGCCGAGGCACTGAGTGATGACGTGCGACGCTATCTGCGCCGCGAGCGGGTCCTCGCACGACCAGACAGCACAGGCTATCGTGTCTGGTCGTTCGTCCGTCGCCAGCGCGTGCTCACGACGGCGGTCTTGGGTGTCCTGGCGTCCGTCACCGTTTCTGGTGGCGTGGCGTGGAGGCAGGCACGCGTCGCGAAGGCGGAAGCGCTGCGCGCGGAGCGAGCCGCAGCCTTCCTCTCGGGACTCGTGACCGGTACCGACGCCACTTCGTATGACCCACTCGTGCGACTGGCCCCGAACGGTACCGTTTCGCAGCTACTCGACAGTGCGCTTTCCCGCATTCCACGGGAGCTCTCCGATGATGATCGAACTCGGGCTCGGCTCTACACGGCCATCGGTGCCAGTCTGGTAGGTCAGGGCCGCCCACTTTCTGCCTTGGCCGTGCTGGATTCGGCACAACGCCTGGCGGTTCAGGCCTATGGCATCACGAGTATCGCGTTCGCGCGCGCCAGACTGGAACATGCCGCTGTGCAGCTTGACCTCGGCGGCCCCGCCGCCACTACCGGGGCTCTACGCGAGGTCGAGGCGGTAGCCGCAGCGCACCCAAGTGACCGTGAGCTGGCGGCGCGTATCGCCCTCTTTCGTTCGTCGCGCGCCATGCAACTGGGACGGGTGCGAGAAGCCGATTCGCTCGCTCTTGCCGTTCTCTCGAGTGAGCGTGGTGGCGCCCGCAGCATTCTCTCGCTTCGCGCGGAAGCGATGCGCCTATACGCATCAAGCTGGATACGGCGGGATCCACGGGACTACCTGCGTCGTGCTCGCGCGGTGCAAGCCTTGGCCGACTCGCTGGACTTGGACGTGACCAACGAAACCACGTCAGCACGAAACGCCGAGTTCGAGTCCCTCTTGGTCCTCGGACGTGCAGATGAGGCACGTGCGGTGCTCCCGCGGCTACGGGCGAGCATGGGGACTCGCAGTGATACGACCGCGGTCAATCGTGCGTGGACCGGCTATCAGCGCATATACCTCGCTACCGTATTGTCCGATACGATGAGCCGGCGGGTTGCGGCAAAGGAGTTGCACACGCTGCTGCGCTCGGATCCGCCGCTTGGCATCACCCTGTGGTTGCTTGCAACCGGCGCCATAGTGAACGAAGCGTTGACACGAAAGGACACAGCGGCCGCTCTCGACGTAGCGCGGCGTGCTGTCGCCCGGGTCGTGCCAACCGCGTCTCCGCTGTTTGCTACGTTCGCCATGTGGCACCTCGCCCAAGCCGAGACAGCGGCCGGAAATCCGGCGAGGGCACTCGCGGCAGTGGCGGAGGGGCAACGATGGCTGGCGGAAGCGCCTGATCTCGCCAGCATGCAGCCGGTCCTGGGTGAGGTAGAGCTCAAGGCGCTCGTTGCGCTCGGCCGAACGGTGCAGGCTGAACAGGTTCGGGCCCGTCTACCCAAGCCCGGCAGTATCCCACCGTGCACGGCCGGCGGAAGCTGGAAAGGGTGCCCGGATCAACTGCCGTGA
- a CDS encoding GNAT family N-acetyltransferase, whose translation MNPVIIRPAERRDLVAIGRLAALLVDTHHALDPQRFIAPTPDTPKGYAQYLGSQLRRADSVLLVAEDEGVVGYAWARMEGMDWMTLRGPAGVLNDIVVDPMARGRGIGRQLLGAIIAELTTRGAPRVVLSTAARNEAAQRLFLSAGFRPTMVEMTREG comes from the coding sequence ATGAATCCAGTCATCATCCGCCCAGCCGAACGTCGTGATCTCGTCGCGATCGGCCGCCTCGCCGCGTTGCTCGTGGACACCCATCACGCCCTCGATCCGCAGCGTTTCATCGCCCCGACGCCCGACACGCCCAAAGGCTACGCGCAGTACCTCGGTTCGCAGCTTCGTCGTGCTGACAGTGTGCTGCTGGTGGCTGAGGACGAGGGGGTTGTCGGGTATGCCTGGGCACGGATGGAGGGTATGGACTGGATGACCCTGCGCGGACCAGCCGGCGTGCTCAACGACATCGTGGTGGATCCGATGGCGCGAGGGCGCGGCATCGGTCGCCAACTACTGGGCGCGATCATCGCCGAACTGACCACTCGCGGCGCCCCACGCGTGGTGCTGTCCACGGCCGCGCGGAACGAGGCGGCCCAACGACTCTTCCTGTCGGCGGGGTTCCGGCCAACAATGGTGGAGATGACGCGGGAGGGCTGA
- a CDS encoding cupin domain-containing protein, producing the protein MLASTARGQVTAELHTASRPQIVRPEDGERRILPDGRAIRLKVGPAATGAGYLFVGAEELPPGSRVPRHRHELDEEVLIVQQGEVTFLLNDTAHVAPAGSVVYLPPRNWITVENRSNAPARIMFVFPRGAVERCFQFIGRSVADSAAARAPVQTPAAAAEERHSCQMTYRSP; encoded by the coding sequence GTGCTCGCATCGACGGCACGCGGCCAGGTCACCGCGGAACTGCACACAGCCTCGCGGCCCCAAATTGTCAGGCCTGAGGATGGCGAGCGGCGTATTCTGCCAGATGGTCGCGCGATTCGCCTCAAAGTCGGGCCTGCGGCGACCGGGGCAGGTTACCTGTTCGTTGGCGCCGAGGAACTGCCGCCTGGGAGTCGCGTGCCGCGTCATCGACACGAGTTGGACGAGGAGGTGCTCATTGTTCAGCAGGGAGAGGTGACGTTTCTGTTGAACGATACGGCTCATGTGGCGCCAGCCGGCAGCGTCGTATACCTGCCGCCGCGGAACTGGATCACTGTGGAAAACCGGAGCAATGCGCCGGCGCGGATCATGTTCGTATTTCCACGTGGTGCCGTGGAGCGGTGTTTTCAGTTCATTGGTCGTTCGGTGGCCGACAGCGCAGCGGCCCGCGCGCCTGTCCAAACACCCGCTGCGGCGGCGGAAGAACGACACAGCTGCCAGATGACCTACCGGAGTCCATGA
- a CDS encoding ArsR/SmtB family transcription factor, with protein sequence MPRSRRSVPQPDAAVVPTAELLADPSRVAMLWALMDGRRLPAGDLARIAGIRPSTASEHLARLVEAGWLGVEQTGRHRYLRLIHPGVAELLETMAVVGGTTQPSARQVGPTGAMRLARSCYDHLAGQAGVAITSALLDNRALMEEGLGYRVTAAGRDRFAALGIDTDAIAEQATARRRHFARMCLDWSERRHHVAGALGSALLALVLERGWFVRMPGTRALRLSNDGRRALQREFGVRLL encoded by the coding sequence ATGCCGAGATCGCGCCGTTCGGTGCCACAACCTGACGCCGCGGTGGTCCCCACCGCCGAGCTGCTCGCCGATCCCTCACGCGTGGCCATGCTGTGGGCGCTCATGGATGGTCGCCGTCTTCCCGCCGGCGACCTCGCACGCATTGCCGGCATTCGCCCATCCACCGCCAGCGAACATCTGGCGCGTCTCGTGGAAGCGGGATGGCTTGGCGTGGAGCAGACGGGACGTCACCGCTATCTGCGCCTGATTCATCCGGGCGTCGCAGAGTTGCTTGAGACCATGGCTGTCGTCGGGGGCACAACGCAGCCATCAGCGCGCCAGGTCGGACCCACGGGCGCCATGCGACTTGCGCGCAGCTGTTACGATCATCTGGCCGGACAGGCCGGTGTGGCGATCACCAGCGCGCTGCTGGACAATCGTGCGCTCATGGAAGAAGGCCTCGGCTATCGTGTCACCGCAGCGGGACGTGACCGCTTCGCCGCGCTCGGGATCGATACCGACGCAATTGCAGAGCAAGCCACGGCGCGGCGCCGTCACTTTGCGCGCATGTGTCTCGACTGGAGTGAGCGACGCCATCACGTGGCGGGTGCGCTGGGCAGCGCGCTGCTTGCGCTGGTGCTCGAGCGCGGCTGGTTTGTGCGAATGCCCGGCACACGGGCGTTGCGCCTCAGCAATGATGGGCGACGGGCGCTGCAGAGGGAGTTCGGCGTGCGGCTTCTTTGA
- a CDS encoding ECF-type sigma factor has product MNANSPNLTELLRAAQAGDQTAADSASRMVYHELRTLAAGFIGRERDDHTLQPTALVHEAYLRLLGQEVPWRNRSHFFGIAAQMMRRILVDHARRSSAARRDRAKMVPLAEADVLPADAIQDVLDVHEALSRLEQMDPRQARVVELKFFVGLSLDEIADVLGISPATVSREWMLARRWLHREISER; this is encoded by the coding sequence ATGAACGCGAATTCACCGAATCTTACGGAGCTTCTGCGAGCAGCCCAGGCTGGAGATCAGACTGCCGCCGATTCGGCATCCAGGATGGTGTACCACGAACTTCGCACGCTTGCGGCCGGCTTCATCGGACGAGAGCGCGACGACCACACCTTGCAGCCAACGGCCTTGGTGCACGAGGCGTACCTTCGGCTGCTTGGACAGGAAGTCCCATGGCGTAATCGTTCGCATTTCTTCGGCATTGCTGCCCAGATGATGCGACGCATTCTGGTGGACCATGCGCGCCGTAGCTCGGCTGCCCGGCGGGATCGTGCGAAGATGGTCCCGTTGGCTGAGGCCGACGTCCTGCCCGCTGACGCGATCCAGGATGTGCTTGATGTACACGAGGCTCTGAGTCGGCTCGAACAGATGGACCCTCGTCAGGCGCGTGTCGTGGAGCTCAAGTTCTTCGTGGGCCTGTCGCTTGATGAGATTGCGGACGTCCTCGGCATATCGCCAGCCACGGTAAGCCGCGAATGGATGCTTGCCCGACGATGGCTGCATCGTGAGATCTCGGAGCGCTGA
- a CDS encoding NIPSNAP family protein, translated as MTITCFIRYEIDPFQRDAFRRYAEAWGHIIPRLGGALLGYFLPHEGTNNVAWGLIGFESLAEYEAYRTRLKADPEGRANFAMAQELRFILKEERSFVEFVPGTRRLS; from the coding sequence ATGACCATTACCTGCTTCATCCGATACGAGATCGACCCGTTTCAGCGGGACGCCTTTCGCCGCTACGCCGAAGCGTGGGGCCACATCATTCCTCGACTGGGCGGCGCCCTGCTGGGATACTTTCTCCCCCACGAGGGAACCAACAACGTGGCCTGGGGCCTGATCGGCTTCGAGAGTCTCGCCGAGTACGAGGCCTACCGCACACGTCTCAAGGCAGATCCCGAGGGACGGGCAAACTTTGCCATGGCGCAGGAGCTACGCTTCATCCTGAAGGAGGAGCGCAGCTTTGTGGAGTTCGTCCCAGGCACGCGGCGTCTCTCATGA
- a CDS encoding serine hydrolase domain-containing protein, which yields MSLRILRCHSRGARLALLSGAALVSPFGLLRSQSVEPSAALDSVIRQHMASANIMGVAAAVIVNKQVVWSRGFGYADIARTRPFTPATIMNVGSIAKTFTGVAMMRAVQEGKLSLDEDINRYLPFRVENPQRPGAVITLRHLATHTSSITDRWAVYSRTYHYGGDAPEPLDRFLTQYFTPNGAYYARDNFLAAKPGQLREYSNIGAALAGYIVERAVGEPLNRYTRRHIFTPLGMTTSGWFLSEVDTTRHSTLFVSQNGHVIPIPPYGGTTYPDGGVRTSVAELSRFFVALLDTGAYQGVRILDAKHAAEMVRFQFNDTNRPENFPAVDGNSGLFWRTKFGGRRVGHGGNDPGLQTEMLADPSGRFGVVLFVNTSVSGEDGRAVAGILDAVWKDAEARASLGAAGQRER from the coding sequence ATGTCACTCAGAATTCTCCGCTGCCATTCGCGTGGCGCGCGCCTGGCCTTGCTCAGCGGTGCGGCGCTCGTCAGCCCATTCGGCCTGCTGCGTTCACAATCCGTTGAGCCCTCGGCGGCTCTGGACAGTGTCATTCGGCAACACATGGCGTCTGCGAACATCATGGGGGTCGCCGCGGCGGTGATAGTGAACAAGCAGGTCGTGTGGTCGCGCGGCTTTGGTTACGCCGACATCGCGCGAACCCGACCGTTCACACCCGCCACCATCATGAACGTCGGCTCCATTGCCAAGACGTTCACCGGGGTGGCCATGATGCGCGCGGTGCAGGAGGGCAAGTTGTCGCTCGACGAGGACATCAACCGCTACCTGCCATTTCGCGTCGAGAATCCCCAACGCCCGGGTGCCGTCATTACGCTGCGCCATCTCGCCACGCATACTTCGAGCATAACCGACCGCTGGGCTGTGTACTCGCGAACGTATCATTACGGCGGGGATGCGCCCGAACCGCTGGATCGATTCCTCACGCAATATTTCACGCCGAACGGCGCGTACTACGCCCGGGACAACTTTCTTGCCGCCAAGCCCGGGCAGTTGCGCGAGTACTCCAACATTGGCGCCGCGCTGGCCGGATACATTGTGGAGCGTGCCGTGGGGGAGCCACTCAATCGCTATACGCGCCGGCACATCTTCACGCCGCTTGGCATGACGACGAGTGGCTGGTTTCTGTCTGAAGTGGACACGACGCGGCATTCCACGCTCTTCGTATCCCAGAACGGTCACGTCATTCCGATCCCTCCATATGGTGGCACCACGTATCCGGATGGCGGGGTGCGGACTTCGGTGGCGGAACTGTCACGCTTCTTTGTGGCGCTGCTCGACACCGGGGCGTATCAGGGGGTGCGCATTCTGGACGCCAAACATGCCGCGGAAATGGTACGCTTTCAGTTCAACGATACCAACCGTCCCGAGAACTTTCCCGCTGTCGACGGTAACTCCGGCCTCTTCTGGCGTACCAAGTTTGGCGGGCGACGTGTCGGCCACGGTGGAAACGATCCCGGGCTGCAGACGGAGATGCTGGCGGATCCCAGCGGCCGTTTCGGCGTGGTGCTCTTTGTGAACACGTCCGTGAGCGGGGAAGATGGGCGCGCAGTGGCGGGCATTCTGGATGCGGTGTGGAAGGACGCGGAGGCGCGTGCGTCATTGGGAGCCGCTGGGCAGCGCGAGCGCTAG
- a CDS encoding 5'-nucleotidase, lipoprotein e(P4) family, which yields MPHPVHLTTRIARRLCAVGVSAFALISCATTSHTSSTGMGAGATGAEAAATMPRPAAARIGNDIRWFRSSAEQRAAFLQAYRVAGERLVALSEGRSRGTWGVILDADETVLDNSRYQQERALVDSGYTEASWSRWVARREATALPGSLTFIRNVQTRGGRVAIVTNRTAAECDDTRANLRAEGIEADVVLCKAETSDKNPRFAQVAAGVNGLPPLEVIMWIGDNIQDFPGMAQVPMRAAPESAYADFGRRFVLLPNPMYGSWERNPLP from the coding sequence ATGCCGCACCCCGTCCATCTGACAACGCGCATTGCGCGACGCCTGTGCGCAGTCGGTGTCAGTGCGTTTGCGTTGATCTCCTGCGCCACCACCTCGCACACGTCATCCACTGGGATGGGCGCCGGAGCGACGGGCGCCGAGGCAGCGGCGACCATGCCGCGCCCGGCGGCTGCGAGAATCGGCAACGACATCCGGTGGTTTCGATCGTCGGCCGAGCAGCGCGCCGCGTTTCTTCAGGCGTACCGCGTCGCCGGTGAGCGGCTGGTGGCGCTCTCCGAAGGACGCAGCAGGGGCACGTGGGGCGTCATTCTCGACGCCGACGAAACGGTGCTCGACAACAGTCGCTACCAGCAGGAGCGCGCGCTCGTGGACTCCGGATATACCGAGGCGAGCTGGTCACGCTGGGTGGCGCGCCGCGAGGCTACGGCGCTCCCGGGCTCGCTCACGTTCATCCGCAATGTGCAGACACGCGGTGGACGCGTTGCGATCGTCACCAACCGCACAGCGGCGGAGTGCGACGACACACGCGCAAACCTGCGCGCGGAAGGTATCGAGGCCGATGTCGTGCTGTGCAAGGCGGAAACGAGCGACAAGAATCCGCGCTTCGCGCAGGTCGCCGCCGGAGTGAACGGGCTCCCACCGCTCGAGGTGATCATGTGGATCGGTGACAACATTCAGGACTTCCCCGGGATGGCGCAGGTGCCGATGCGCGCAGCGCCCGAGAGCGCGTACGCCGACTTCGGGCGGCGGTTTGTGCTGCTCCCCAACCCCATGTATGGGAGTTGGGAGCGCAATCCGCTACCGTAG
- a CDS encoding antibiotic biosynthesis monooxygenase family protein, whose translation MIAVLFEVWPAEGRRSEYLDLAAELKPLLHAVDGFVAVERFESLAEPGKLLSLSVFRDEVAVQAWRSIAEHRVAQMRGRSGIFRDYRLRVSHVVRDYGLHERDEAPSDSRRAHE comes from the coding sequence ATGATTGCGGTGCTCTTCGAGGTGTGGCCGGCAGAGGGGCGCCGGTCAGAGTACCTCGATCTGGCGGCTGAGCTCAAGCCGCTGCTGCACGCGGTGGACGGGTTCGTCGCGGTGGAGCGATTTGAGAGCCTCGCCGAGCCGGGCAAGCTGTTGTCACTGAGCGTGTTTCGCGACGAAGTGGCGGTGCAGGCCTGGCGCAGTATCGCCGAGCACCGGGTGGCGCAGATGCGTGGCCGGTCGGGCATTTTTCGAGACTACCGACTGCGTGTGTCGCATGTCGTGCGCGACTACGGGCTGCACGAGCGGGACGAGGCCCCAAGTGACAGTCGTCGGGCCCACGAGTGA
- a CDS encoding type II toxin-antitoxin system PemK/MazF family toxin, protein MSRGEIFWVAADESKGAVPGVAHPHVIVQEDVFNHSRISTVIVCALSTNLHKATEPGNVLLDPGEGGLERQSVVVASQISCIYKARLGSHIGSLSQARVDQVIAGLRFVQESFQRRG, encoded by the coding sequence GTGAGTCGTGGCGAGATCTTCTGGGTCGCCGCCGACGAGTCCAAGGGGGCCGTGCCGGGGGTCGCTCACCCGCATGTGATTGTCCAGGAGGATGTCTTCAATCACTCCCGCATCAGCACGGTCATTGTGTGTGCGCTCAGCACCAACCTCCACAAGGCGACCGAACCGGGCAATGTCCTGCTGGATCCGGGAGAAGGGGGCCTCGAGCGACAGAGCGTTGTCGTGGCTTCCCAGATCTCCTGCATCTACAAGGCACGATTGGGTTCGCACATCGGCTCGCTGTCGCAGGCACGCGTGGATCAGGTGATCGCCGGTCTGCGCTTTGTGCAGGAATCGTTTCAGAGGCGAGGCTGA
- a CDS encoding SDR family oxidoreductase codes for MIQDLKGRTAVVTGGSKGIGYAIAASLAAAGCNVSISSRHASEVERAARELSERGAGTVEGIVCDVRNRDDVRRMIDRTVERFGGLQILVNNAGVGRFAPMSELTPEDWDQVIRTNLDGVYFCCHAAIPHLRNNDDSWIINIASLAGKNPLPGGAAYNASKFGLVGFSEALMLDVRQYGIRVNYIMPGSVATHFNDHTPSDADAWKIQPEDIAELVMGLVRFPSRSLPSRIEIRPTKPPRR; via the coding sequence ATGATTCAGGATCTCAAGGGTAGGACCGCCGTCGTTACCGGCGGCAGCAAGGGCATCGGCTACGCAATCGCCGCTTCGCTGGCGGCCGCCGGCTGCAACGTGAGCATTTCCTCGCGCCATGCGAGCGAGGTCGAGCGCGCGGCGCGTGAACTGTCGGAGCGTGGTGCGGGTACCGTGGAAGGCATCGTGTGTGATGTCCGCAACCGCGACGATGTGCGACGCATGATCGATCGCACGGTCGAGCGATTTGGCGGGCTGCAAATCCTCGTCAACAACGCCGGCGTCGGGAGATTCGCGCCCATGAGCGAGCTCACGCCGGAGGATTGGGACCAAGTCATTCGAACCAACCTTGACGGCGTGTACTTCTGTTGCCACGCCGCGATTCCGCATCTCCGGAACAACGACGACAGTTGGATCATCAACATCGCTTCGCTCGCCGGCAAGAACCCGTTGCCGGGTGGCGCAGCGTACAACGCATCCAAGTTCGGACTCGTCGGCTTCAGCGAGGCGCTGATGCTCGACGTGCGACAGTACGGCATCCGCGTGAACTACATCATGCCGGGCAGTGTGGCCACGCATTTCAATGATCACACGCCGAGCGACGCCGATGCGTGGAAAATCCAGCCGGAGGACATCGCGGAGCTCGTGATGGGGCTCGTGCGGTTTCCGTCGAGGTCGCTACCGTCGCGCATCGAGATCCGGCCGACCAAGCCGCCGCGGCGGTAG
- a CDS encoding DUF1269 domain-containing protein: MSESIARRIVVASFTTPTGAESARDLLKGAAVGLGNVAVVTRKPSGEVAFSETEDWGVGKSALIGAIAGLLLPGVGTITLAAGGAIAAYFIDLGFPDALLRQLGEGLAPDTSMLIALVADADIERATSVIAMSHGSVIGSTTESDLTAAITKMRG, translated from the coding sequence ATGTCCGAATCCATTGCCCGCCGCATCGTCGTCGCCAGCTTCACGACGCCGACCGGCGCCGAGAGCGCCCGCGATCTTCTGAAGGGTGCCGCCGTTGGTCTTGGTAACGTCGCCGTGGTCACGCGAAAGCCGAGCGGCGAGGTAGCGTTCAGCGAAACAGAGGACTGGGGCGTGGGGAAGAGCGCGCTGATCGGGGCGATTGCCGGTCTTCTGCTTCCCGGCGTCGGTACCATCACCTTGGCTGCCGGCGGCGCGATTGCTGCCTACTTCATCGATCTGGGCTTCCCCGACGCATTGCTGCGACAGTTGGGAGAAGGGCTCGCGCCCGACACGTCCATGCTCATTGCGCTGGTGGCTGACGCCGACATTGAACGCGCGACGAGCGTGATTGCCATGAGCCACGGCAGCGTGATCGGTTCGACCACGGAGAGCGACCTGACAGCAGCGATCACGAAGATGCGCGGCTAG